A single region of the Eremothecium gossypii ATCC 10895 chromosome V, complete sequence genome encodes:
- the TDA9 gene encoding Tda9p (Syntenic homolog of Saccharomyces cerevisiae YML081W (TDA9) and YJR127C (RSF2)), translated as MELRSAESDGSGRAGATGRQKTTDSVRGRAGGKHSGVIVMRHTPGVSKETGARGGGREDDGIVPIPKKSRTIKTDKPRPFLCPVCTRGFARQEHLKRHQRSHTNEKPFLCAFCGRCFARRDLVLRHQQKLHASLMDQDKDLRESAVTKDEKQQINEKHIITKPGNKRTMLPTPQPPTSDMFEETRNVELPVQTENEDDGVLPEDLSEGQLTGEVRESKAPKRKRHASFSAAHTLSYVQEKDMQETAKREMSDIPHQVSFSTPQMTAQQLFERATKSGIDLNRITIPEFQLSSSDVELPTVDNDADGKLAQSPNGEQRATSDTGTLVMPSMRASHEFIAPTLVHTPLIMDFLQIGSSVGGAGGFTGVDTADPTLDYFNYKESSHHEPRLKPSDGVFCGTATANMEHIGNSGSKKPLTTKCGVEPERDEEHEQKGYKINEFKHDEHEHWLSEFINTHLDGNFKVNMSNFNEIGFSFSMSSSSTGTAAAVAQAQAILPVHQAELTTVPVSSSVSEYLTASSPENNEATPLTRTSSGSVIHQMELSNAYPSQDIPSFFKSRQVDLFKQIMKFQSTYNPPSTEHTKIHKNDKLVFFTEDLCNHILHENNLTPAEFPTLGELNSYVQLYQYEFHKFFPFIHLHSIEPTKDVYPLLLSIAVIGALYGFHSSHAMLLFNISRFHIREYLEREKEHLGDTPLWIIQSMVLLIFIGIFNNDQAITQTMNTQVMSLIELIKLNQLNMPLENFVQPPIDSDHILMYQDQPQMHEEIQRKYQTPEQMQKNYDYFIKAQSRIRTCHTVLLISNMFTSLAGLDCSFHSIDLGCGIPCYHEELFLCDSYQAWWNLLNKYHIVLDSKFSLIQLSNGGESYRNCLVYLTSGHQFFYDNKRISFETLLSLLISIHEKILIERHALEGEPNLHKRELKWRMNSRPIIDSLLKFWEALYIKNGGILIPNEYNVQIIGSNPSLRLIIPLLCFAKMRKCVSLTGVLNKIWLKDWKGMNELLESSYHDRETLREATDHALDTVKFWIDFVSIMNNAEQTSIRTPIFSITCIFSSILVMAEYLKRIEKWAQTISSDSTSSDMLKAVDRTIWLKSEIILKKIETHLLPKGYNRQSYAEFLRIQANGALDVEVLDDASAKHAMDPNTSLDQTIDVILKARLSSRSLYLGVRILGDAPIWPIALLFAHALQLRAIYNLDNHLSK; from the coding sequence ATGGAGCTACGTAGTGCTGAAAGCGATGGCAGCGGTCGGGCCGGGGCTACAGGCAGGCAGAAGACAACAGACTCGGTTAGGGGACGAGCGGGAGGAAAACATTCAGGGGTCATTGTGATGAGGCATACCCCAGGTGTGAGTAAGGAAACGGGTGCGAGGGGTGGCGGTCGCGAAGACGACGGCATAGTGCCGATTCCAAAGAAATCGCGCACGATCAAGACGGATAAGCCACGGCCGTTCTTATGCCCGGTTTGTACACGGGGATTTGCTCGACAGGAACACCTAAAGCGACACCAGCGGTCACACACGAACGAGAAGCCGTTTTTATGTGCGTTCTGCGGCCGGTGTTTTGCGCGGCGAGATCTGGTGCTCCGGCATCAGCAGAAACTGCATGCGTCACTGATGGACCAAGACAAGGATCTGCGGGAATCTGCCGTAACCAAAGACGAAAAGCAGCAGATCAATGAAAAGCATATTATAACCAAGCCCGGAAACAAGCGGACCATGCTCCCAACGCCGCAGCCCCCCACATCCGACATGTTTGAGGAGACGCGGAACGTGGAGCTGCCTGTGCAGACAGAAAATGAAGATGATGGGGTTTTGCCTGAGGATTTATCGGAGGGGCAACTGACGGGTGAGGTGCGAGAGTCGAAGGCGCCAAAACGTAAGCGGCACGCCTCGTTTTCTGCGGCACATACGCTATCGTATGTGCAGGAGAAAGACATGCAAGAAACAGCCAAGAGGGAAATGTCGGACATACCGCACCAAGTCAGTTTTTCCACCCCCCAGATGACGGCACAGCAGCTTTTCGAGAGGGCGACAAAGAGTGGGATCGATCTGAACCGCATTACGATTCCTGAATTTCAGCTGTCGAGCTCTGATGTGGAACTGCCGACGGTAGACAACGATGCCGATGGTAAACTGGCGCAAAGCCCGAACGGAGAGCAACGAGCTACATCTGATACAGGCACTTTGGTAATGCCCAGCATGCGTGCTTCTCATGAGTTTATCGCGCCTACGTTAGTCCACACGCCCCTGATAATGGACTTCCTACAAATTGGTTCATCCGTCGGTGGTGCGGGAGGCTTTACCGGGGTTGATACGGCAGACCCAACTTTGGACTATTTCAATTACAAGGAGAGCTCACACCACGAGCCCCGTTTAAAGCCTTCAGATGGTGTATTCTGTGGTACAGCTACCGCCAACATGGAACATATCGGCAACTCCGGATCTAAAAAACCTCTGACGACGAAGTGTGGAGTTGAACCCGAGCGCGATGAGGAGCATGAACAAAAAGGATACAAGATTAATGAGTTTAAACATGATGAACACGAACATTGGCTGAGTGAGTTTATCAATACGCACTTGGACGGTAACTTTAAGGTAAACATGAGCAATTTTAATGAAATTGGTTTCTCCTTTTCGATGTCGTCTTCCTCCACCGGtacagctgctgctgttgcgCAAGCGCAGGCCATACTACCAGTGCATCAGGCAGAACTGACGACAGTACCAGTCAGCTCTAGCGTAAGCGAGTATCTTACCGCTAGCTCTCCCGAAAATAATGAAGCCACGCCACTTACAAGAACATCATCTGGTTCTGTTATCCACCAAATGGAACTGTCTAATGCATATCCCTCCCAAGACATCCCTTCCTTTTTCAAATCCAGACAGGTGGATTTATTTAAACAAATTATGAAATTTCAGTCAACGTACAACCCTCCGTCAACTGAGCACACGAAGATACACAAGAACGATAAGTTGGTCTTCTTTACAGAGGATCTGTGTAACCATATTTTACATGAAAACAATCTAACCCCAGCGGAGTTTCCTACTTTGGGAGAACTGAATTCCTATGTGCAGTTGTATCAATATGAATTCCATAAGTTTTTCCCATTTATTCATTTGCATTCGATTGAACCGACTAAAGATGTGTACCCATTACTGTTATCCATTGCAGTCATAGGTGCGTTATATGGCTTCCATAGTTCACATGCCATGCTCCTATTCAACATATCTCGGTTTCATATTCGTGAATACTTGGAACGTGAAAAGGAGCACCTGGGAGATACCCCATTGTGGATTATTCAAAGCATGGTTCTATTAATCTTTATTGGAATCTTCAATAATGACCAGGCAATAACTCAAACCATGAATACACAGGTAATGTCCCTAATTGAACTCATAAAGCTCAATCAATTAAACATGCCATTGGAGAATTTTGTTCAACCGCCAATTGATTCTGACCATATCTTAATGTACCAAGATCAACCCCAAATGCACGAAGAGATACAAAGAAAATACCAGACGCCTGAGCAAATGCAGAAAAATTACGATTACTTCATAAAGGCCCAGTCCAGAATTCGTACATGCCACACTGTTCTGCTAATATCTAATATGTTTACTTCGCTTGCAGGACTAGACTGTAGTTTTCATTCCATTGACTTAGGTTGCGGTATCCCTTGTTACCACGAGGAGTTGTTCCTATGTGATAGTTATCAAGCGTGGTGGAATCTTCTGAACAAATACCACATTGTGTTGGACTCGAAGTTCTCGCTTATTCAGCTGTCAAACGGTGGTGAAAGCTATAGAAACTGCTTAGTCTACTTGACCAGCGGCCACCAGTTTTTCTATGACAATAAGCGCATATCATTCGAGACGCTGCTATCGCTGCTAATATCCATCCACGAGAAGATACTCATTGAACGACATGCACTTGAGGGTGAACCCAACCTCCACAAAAGAGAGCTCAAATGGCGGATGAATTCCCGCCCCATTATTGACTCCCTGTTGAAGTTCTGGGAAGCACTGTATATCAAAAACGGGGGGATTCTAATTCCAAACGAATATAACGTCCAGATTATTGGCTCCAACCCTTCCTTGCGGCTCATCATTCCGCTCCTGTGCTTTGCGAAAATGCGGAAATGTGTCAGTCTGACAGGAGTGCTTAACAAAATATGGCTAAAGGACTGGAAGGGCATGAACGAGCTCCTAGAGAGCTCTTATCACGACCGGGAAACCCTTAGAGAGGCAACTGATCACGCTCTGGATACCGTTAAGTTCTGGATCGACTTTGTATCCATAATGAATAACGCGGAACAGACTTCTATCCGGACCCCCATCTTCTCTATCACCTGCATCTTCTCGTCCATCCTCGTTATGGCCGAATACCTCAAGCGGATTGAGAAGTGGGCACAGACCATATCCAGTGACTCGACTAGCAGCGATATGCTAAAGGCAGTGGACAGGACTATATGGCTGAAGTCCGAGATCATCCTAAAGAAGATCGAGACTCATTTGCTGCCTAAGGGCTATAATAGGCAGTCATATGCAGAATTCCTGCGTATTCAGGCAAATGGTGCCCTGGATGTCGAAGTTCTAGACGATGCGTCGGCGAAACATGCCATGGATCCAAACACTAGTCTGGACCAGACGATTGATGTTATTCTGAAGGCCCGTTTGTCTTCTCGCTCTCTCTATTTGGGCGTCAGGATACTAGGTGACGCTCCGATATGGCCGATTGCGCTCCTATTTGCTCATGCCCTGCAGCTAAGAGCCATCTACAACCTCGATAATCATCTCTCAAAGTAA
- the DUS1 gene encoding tRNA dihydrouridine synthase (Syntenic homolog of Saccharomyces cerevisiae YML080W (DUS1)), translating to MSTASDVGKAQSSKLAGRALFERIGKPTKIVAPMVDQSELAWRILSRRYGATLAYTPMLHAKLFATSEKYRRDMWSDLDGDESIDRPLVVQFCANDPEYLLKAAQLVENKCDAVDLNLGCPQGIAKKGHYGSFLMEEWDLVANLINTLHTKLAVPVTAKIRIFPDREKTLAYAKMVLDAGAQFLTVHGRLREQKGQQTGLADWATIKYLRDNLPSDTVFFANGNILYPEDIPRCMTELGCDAVMSAEGNLYNPGVFNIEHIGDKEKTFPRVDKVLREYFEIVKQHNCSVASRTAMKNHFFKILRPFLPNHVDIRSQLAQLSPKHPFEEWENVVAAVEQAVLDIFAQPDIATKDVITTHAPQAWGGAYKTVPYWRCQPYFRPVNGVTADKRVAQQFADKDDVDIPSCTPSAVKRDADQDLESDKRKELRKEPAST from the coding sequence ATGAGCACAGCCAGCGATGTGGGAAAGGCTCAGAGCAGCAAACTCGCGGGGAGGGCACTCTTTGAAAGAATAGGCAAACCAACTAAGATTGTTGCACCGATGGTCGATCAGTCAGAACTTGCATGGCGGATCCTTTCCCGCAGGTACGGCGCTACGTTAGCGTATACGCCGATGTTGCATGCCAAACTCTTTGCCACATCTGAAAAATACAGAAGAGATATGTGGAGCGATCTAGACGGAGACGAGAGCATAGACCGACCACTGGTCGTCCAATTCTGTGCAAATGATCCGGAGTACCTCCTAAAGGCCGCACAGCTGGTGGAAAATAAGTGTGACGCTGTCGATTTGAATCTTGGATGTCCGCAGGGAATCGCCAAAAAAGGGCACTACGGATCCTTCCTGATGGAAGAATGGGACCTAGTTGCAAATCTAATCAATACATTGCATACAAAGCTGGCGGTTCCGGTTACGGCCAAAATCCGGATATTTCCTGACAGGGAGAAGACACTTGCATATGCCAAGATGGTTCTAGATGCTGGCGCGCAGTTTCTGACAGTTCATGGACGCTTGCGTGAACAAAAAGGCCAGCAGACCGGGCTGGCTGATTGGGCTACCATAAAGTACCTCAGGGACAACCTACCATCTGACACAGTTTTTTTCGCTAACGGAAATATTCTGTATCCAGAAGATATTCCCCGCTGCATGACAGAGCTGGGATGTGATGCCGTGATGAGCGCAGAAGGTAATCTTTACAACCCTGGCGTCTTTAACATAGAGCACATCGGTGATAAGGAAAAAACATTCCCACGCGTAGACAAGGTACTGCGTGAGTACTTTGAGATTGTCAAGCAGCACAACTGCTCTGTCGCTTCCAGAACCGCTATGAAAAACCACTTCTTCAAAATACTCAGACCGTTCCTTCCCAACCACGTGGATATCCGTTCTCAGCTCGCGCAACTTTCTCCGAAGCACCCGTTCGAGGAATGGGAGAATGTGGTGGCTGCGGTCGAGCAGGCGGTGTTGGATATCTTTGCGCAACCGGACATAGCTACGAAAGATGTCATCACTACTCATGCTCCCCAAGCCTGGGGCGGTGCGTACAAAACTGTCCCGTACTGGCGGTGTCAGCCTTACTTCAGACCTGTCAATGGTGTCACCGCAGACAAGCGGGTGGCCCAGCAATTTGCGGATAAGGATGACGTCGACATACCCAGCTGTACGCCTTCTGCCGTAAAGCGAGATGCAGACCAAGATTTGGAGAGCGACAAGCGCAAGGAACTGCGGAAGGAACCCGCTTCTACGTAG
- the EFM3 gene encoding protein-lysine N-methyltransferase (Syntenic homolog of Saccharomyces cerevisiae YJR129C), with protein MEEEQLYARLHQRYPIARLPALLAALSNPVLHVALLIKNFELICERNAHYAKRLLKWMVDEPIEKHVRLEAGSEDEDFSEWSYARYATLLSLGARDPSAADVVRYTFAAGVAIDVRETPGVIAAAGTTGHRTWEAALYLADYLCRVPLRQSVALELGAGTGLVSLAWLRSRPESSAYITDGDSALLEGHLAENLALNGLRSSPRASLRRLWWNVDEVPQNDIVLAADVTYDSTVLPDLCACIHHSLADCGSQLALVAATVRNELTVANFERELERLGIAHTIVSSTETSEAEADRFSTNYIFQASVAPIRIYKLTL; from the coding sequence atggaggaggagcagtTGTACGCGCGCCTGCATCAGCGCTACCCGATCGCGCGGCTACCCGCACTCTTGGCAGCGCTCAGCAACCCTGTGTTGCATGTGGCTCTTCTGATCAAGAATTTCGAGCTCATCTGCGAGAGGAATGCGCATTATGCAAAGCGCCTGCTCAAATGGATGGTGGACGAGCCAATCGAAAAGCATGTGCGCCTGGAGGCCGGCTCGGAGGACGAAGACTTCTCCGAGTGGAGCTATGCGCGCTACGCAACCCTGCTTTCCCTGGGGGCCCGCGATCCGTCCGCCGCTGACGTCGTGCGCTACACCTTCGCGGCCGGCGTAGCCATCGACGTCCGCGAAACGCCGGGGGTCAtagccgccgccggcacCACGGGCCATCGCACGTGGGAAGCCGCGCTCTACCTGGCCGACTATCTCTGCAGAGTGCCCCTCCGCCAGAGCGTCGCGCTGGAACTCGGTGCGGGCACCGGCCTGGTGAGCCTGGCGTGGCTGCGGTCGCGCCCCGAGTCCTCTGCGTACATCACCGACGGTGACTCCGCGCTCCTGGAGGGCCACCTTGCCGAGAACCTGGCGCTCAATGGCCTGCGCTCGTCGCCGCGTGCTAGCCTCCGCCGGCTATGGTGGAACGTCGACGAGGTCCCACAAAACGACATCGTGCTCGCCGCGGATGTGACCTACGACAGTACAGTCCTCCCAGACTTGTGCGCTTGCATACACCACTCGCTCGCTGATTGCGGTAGTCAATTAGCGCTTGTAGCCGCTACAGTGCGCAACGAACTCACTGTAGCGAACTTTGAGAGAGAGCTTGAGCGCCTGGGGATCGCACATACCATCGTTAGCAGCACTGAAACATCAGAAGCAGAGGCGGACCGATTCTCCACCAACTACATCTTCCAGGCATCTGTAGCGCCCATCAGGATATATAAGCTTACCCTATAA
- a CDS encoding AER160C-Ap (NOHBY536; No homolog in Saccharomyces cerevisiae; Syntenic homolog of Kluyveromyces lactis KLLA0B04455g) produces the protein MAVSIAAGDTSGAKGPYTKNLTKLENQIVRFEKEQEHYEEALLEKDLLIKSQTNKIRELSEQAQQVTLELKSERERLDELLHQWEDTNRELRQALEMAKANCGIYQRRANKYQEENRLLELELGELKLQYDGVIAQLCSLERVVAEAPADCGLGGDMLDEAPASAVSQMGMLDIWIQESGTTVGADELHSHNNHTTHNNTHCKSANTNNDNDNNSANVNTVNINVDYSGAESDEDFPTFDEDQDLQERLFNDVIETDESVHEQGNHSSFLAEEMADSYKQYIRKLELENEMLLRQNRGLIRRCEELHIQSGLTAKYDIIRSASAGNKDAGYSEYGSKRSVSFHMTLPRLGQGEPLQLWNADPVRPSTTFTASHAGEYTEFFPATGICGLKWHTFVPKNAMDVLIFQRALSQVKGSGSVGARAPPRTAPQASTSGNSQITGQLGQYVTCVD, from the coding sequence ATGGCGGTCAGTATCGCTGCAGGTGACACTTCTGGGGCCAAGGGGCCATATACGAAGAATTTGACGAAGTTGGAGAACCAGATAGTGCGTTTTGAAAAGGAACAGGAACACTATGAAGAAGCACTATTAGAGAAGGACTTGTTAATTAAAAGTCAGACCAATAAAATCCGTGAATTAAGCGAGCAGGCACAGCAGGTGACGTTGGAACTCAAGTCGGAACGTGAGCGCCTGGACGAGCTCCTTCATCAATGGGAAGATACCAACCGTGAGCTTCggcaggcgctggagaTGGCGAAGGCCAATTGCGGCATCTACCAGAGGCGGGCTAACAAGTACCAGGAGGAAAATCGGTTGTTGGAACTAGAACTCGGCGAGCTCAAATTGCAGTACGACGGTGTGATAGCACAGCTATGCTCCCTTGAGCGCGTGGTGGCCGAGGCGCCGGCGGACTGTGGTCTGGGCGGCGACATGCTCGATGAGGCACCGGCATCGGCCGTATCGCAGATGGGGATGCTCGATATCTGGATACAGGAGAGCGGGACCACGGTCGGCGCTGATGAGCTGCACTCGCATAACAACCATACTACTCATAATAATACACATTGTAAATCTGCTAATACTAATAATGATAATGATAACAATAGCGCTAATGTGAATACTGTTAATATTAATGTCGACTACTCGGGGGCAGAAAGTGACGAGGATTTCCCAACATTCGATGAGGACCAGGACTTACAGGAGCGACTGTTTAATGATGTAATAGAGACAGACGAAAGCGTGCACGAGCAGGGCAACCACAGCAGTTTTCTCGCGGAAGAGATGGCAGATTCCTACAAGCAGTACATCAGGAAACTCGAACTTGAGAACGAGATGCTTCTCCGACAGAACCGAGGATTGATACGAAGGTGCGAAGAACTACACATCCAAAGCGGGCTAACCGCAAAATATGACATTATACGCAGCGCTAGTGCAGGCAACAAGGACGCGGGCTACTCCGAATATGGCAGTAAGCGCAGTGTATCATTCCATATGACGCTTCCGCGTCTAGGACAGGGAGAGCCCCTTCAATTGTGGAATGCCGACCCGGTTCGGCCAAGCACGACCTTCACGGCTTCGCATGCAGGCGAGTATACCGAATTCTTTCCAGCCACGGGAATCTGTGGCCTAAAGTGGCATACGTTTGTCCCAAAGAACGCCATGGACGTGCTTATATTTCAGCGCGCACTTTCCCAAGTGAAGGGGTCGGGGAGTGTGGGGGCGCGAGCGCCACCCCGTACGGCCCCCCAAGCGTCAACGTCTGGCAACTCGCAAATTACTGGCCAGCTGGGCCAGTATGTGACATGCGTTGACTGA
- a CDS encoding AER160Cp (NOHBY521; No homolog in Saccharomyces cerevisiae; Syntenic homolog of Kluyveromyces lactis KLLA0B04466g) translates to MALHNYIYLKNKTHDQACHKLIARDHDPRPIMSKPAEGVTQEAQQSPCKTKPSKSGCTCTHPPERCSGSRAGDAKPNASDITW, encoded by the coding sequence ATGGCTCTCCATAACTACATCTACCTAAAGAACAAAACGCATGACCAGGCGTGCCACAAACTTATCGCACGCGACCACGACCCACGCCCGATCATGAGCAAGCCCGCAGAGGGCGTCACGCAGGAGGCGCAACAGTCCCCGTGCAAAACCAAGCCCTCCAAGAGCGGCTGCACGTGCACGCACCCGCCAGAGCGCTGTAGCGGCTCCAGGGCAGGAGACGCCAAGCCCAACGCATCGGACATCACGTGGTAG
- the ATP18 gene encoding F1F0 ATP synthase subunit i (Syntenic homolog of Saccharomyces cerevisiae YML081C-A (ATP18)) — protein MIKKFPTPVLKPFWPFFVSGAAIYWAMSKLADASSNSAEFINDPRHPRFARGEKPVELAK, from the coding sequence ATGATCAAGAAGTTCCCTACACCTGTTCTAAAGCCATTCTGGCCGTTCTTCGTTAGTGGAGCTGCGATTTACTGGGCGATGTCCAAGCTCGCGGACGCCTCGTCGAACTCAGCCGAGTTCATCAACGACCCACGCCACCCCCGCTTTGCGCGCGGCGAAAAGCCGGTAGAGCTGGCCAAGTGA
- the DAL2 gene encoding allantoicase (Non-syntenic homolog of Saccharomyces cerevisiae YIR029W (DAL2)): MSYVSGSGETAVIRFSDKQRAEFERQVAKTWGAVDVVCRRLGSEVISCSDEWFGEAARLVHESAPVREAGRFTEAGAWYDGWETRRHNPAPYDWVIIKLGVYSARIVGCEVDTAYFDGNHAPSISVDALRAETGPVEEDDPRWAEVVPRVECGPSRRHFFLRKHRTDAAYTHVKLKMYPDGGIARFRLYGQVLPVPASGLYGTAHQDGSFTINLAGVHQGAVALQASDQHFGNVENLLLPGRGHDMSDGWETRRSREPGHCDWAIIRLARRSHYLSRIVVDTIHFRGNFPQYVTVHGICKDSPPEHDDPGWQLIVDRSATGPDQEHEYAVDKFIFLTHVKLTIIPDGGVKRLCVWGY, from the coding sequence ATGTCTTACGTAAGCGGTTCTGGCGAGACGGCCGTGATACGCTTCTCGGACAAGCAGCGAGCGGAGTTCGAGCGGCAGGTGGCCAAGACCTGGGGCGCGGTAGACGTGGTCTGCCGGCGGCTCGGCAGTGAGGTGATTTCCTGCTCGGACGAGTGGTTCGGCGAAGCCGCGCGGCTAGTGCACGAGTCGGCGCCAGTGCGCGAGGCTGGGCGCTTCACCGAGGCCGGCGCGTGGTACGATGGTTGGGAGACACGGCGGCACAACCCGGCGCCCTACGACTGGGTGATCATAAAGCTGGGCGTGTACTCGGCGCGCATAGTGGGGTGCGAGGTCGACACAGCGTACTTCGACGGCAACCATGCTCCGTCCATTTCAGTAGATGCCCTGCGCGCAGAGACAGGGCCCGTGGAGGAAGACGACCCCCGCTGGGCCGAGGTAGTGCCGCGCGTGGAGTGTGGCCCCTCGCGGCGGCACTTCTTCCTGCGCAAGCACCGCACGGATGCCGCGTACACGCATGTGAAGCTCAAGATGTACCCCGACGGCGGTATCGCGCGTTTCCGCCTTTACGGACAGGTGCTGCCGGTGCCGGCGAGCGGGCTCTACGGGACAGCGCACCAGGACGGGTCGTTCACGATCAACCTTGCCGGCGTCCACCAGGGCGCGGTAGCGCTGCAGGCTTCGGACCAGCACTTTGGGAACGTGGAAAACCTGCTCCTGCCCGGCCGCGGCCACGACATGTCCGACGGATGGGAGACAAGACGCTCGCGCGAGCCAGGCCACTGTGACTGGGCGATTATCCGCCTGGCCCGGCGCTCTCACTACCTCAGTCGCATTGTGGTCGACACCATTCACTTTCGCGGCAACTTTCCTCAATACGTAACAGTACATGGCATATGCAAGGACTCGCCGCCGGAGCATGACGACCCTGGTTGGCAGCTGATAGTGGACCGCAGCGCGACGGGTCCCGACCAGGAGCACGAGTATGCGGTGGACAAGTTCATTTTCCTCACGCACGTCAAGCTCACTATTATACCTGACGGCGGAGTTAAGCGGCTCTGTGTCTGGGGCTACTAG